A window from Montipora capricornis isolate CH-2021 chromosome 7, ASM3666992v2, whole genome shotgun sequence encodes these proteins:
- the LOC138055373 gene encoding uncharacterized protein, which yields MSSSMEEFKKGFSGRWHLKLGTVPSVFQCWEHRPYLTSKPPKERKLNKFQLRSSEVSCRKRKTTDESLTVFEAEPIEDCVDSSVAAIDSMKETKTELAELKAHILSSTEKLKTAYTKIEQLEQTVRDMEFCIENIQDTDICFYTGFPNRQVYNTVLTFLNPGANGENLVYTRNESRPDVDATPIRKIGRPRKLTPTNQFFLFLCRVSIGLFERDLAYRLNISIGTVSNIVISWANFLYLRLGSLSIWPSKEVILEKMPESFKSKYKETRVIIDCTEIKVEMPSSLVLKFQTYSNYKSANTLKGLVGISPSGSITFLSQLYTGSISDYT from the exons ATGTCATCGTCAATGGAAGAGTTCAAGAAAG GATTTAGTGGTCGTTGGCACTTAAAGCTTGGTACTGTTCCATCTGTCTTCCAGTGTTGGGAGCACAGACCATACCTTACTTCTAAACCACCAAAAGAAAGGAAGTTAAATAAGTTTCAGCTTAGATCAAGTGAAGTAAGTTGTAGAAAAAGAAAGACCACTGATGAAAGTCTGACAGTATTTGAAGCTGAACCGATTGAAGATTGTGTTGACTCGAGTGTGGCTGCCATAGATAGCATGAAAGAGACAAAAACTGAATTAGCCGAACTAAAAGCACATATTTTATCGTCAactgaaaagttaaaaactgcTTACACAAAGATTGAACAGCTCGAACAAACTGTGCGTGACATGGAGTTCTGCATTGAAAACATTCAAGACACTGATATCTGCTTTTACACTGGGTTTCCAAATCGTCAAGTCTACAACACAGTGTTGACTTTTCTTAATCCAGGTGCCAATGGTGAAAATTTGGTATACACGCGAAATGAATCAAGGCCTGATGTAGATGCTACTCCGATTAGAAAAATTGGACGACCCAGAAAACTGACTCCCACAAATCAATTTTTTCTGTTCCTTTGCAGAGTGAGCATTGGACTTTTTGAACGTGACCTTGCTTATAGACTTAACATCTCTATTGGAACTGTCAGTAACATCGTTATTTCGTGGGCCAATTTCCTATATTTAAGACTTGGATCGTTAAGCATTTGGCCTAGCAAAGAGGTGATTTTGGAGAAAATGCCTGAGTCATTCAAGTCCAAATACAAAGAAACCAGGGTTATCATTGATTGCACCGAGATAAAAGTTGAAATGCCTTCCTCACTTGTGTTGAAATTTCAGACATACTCAAACTATAAGAGTGCAAATACATTAAAGGGACTTGTGGGAATCTCACCAAGTGGCAGCATAACATTCCTGTCTCAACTGTATACTGGCTCTATATCAGACTACACCTGA